A section of the Apodemus sylvaticus chromosome 10, mApoSyl1.1, whole genome shotgun sequence genome encodes:
- the Irf1 gene encoding interferon regulatory factor 1 isoform X2, which produces MPITRMRMRPWLEMQINSNQIPGLIWINKEEMIFQIPWKHAAKHGWDINKDACLFRSWAIHTGRYKAGEKEPDPKTWKANFRCAMNSLPDIEEVKDQSRNKGSSAVRVYRMLPPLTKNQRKERKSKSSRDAKGKTKRKLCGDSSPDTFSDGLSSSTLPDDHSSYTTQAYLGQDLDMERDITPALSPCVVSSTLSEWHMQMDIVPDSTTDLYNLQVSPMPSTSEAATDEDEEGKLPEDIMKLFEQSEWQPTHVDGKGYLLNEPGTQLSTVYGDFSCKEEPEIDSPGGLHRVFTEMKNMESIMWMDSLLGTSMRPSPPSIQAIPCAP; this is translated from the exons ATGCCTATCACTCGGATGCGAATGAGGCCCTGGCTAGAGATGCAGATTAATTCCAACCAAATTCCAGGGCTGATCTGGATTAATAAA GAAGAGATGATCTTCCAGATCCCGTGGAAGCACGCTGCCAAACACGGCTGGGACATCAACAAGGACGCCTGTCTATTCCGGAGCTGGGCCATTCACACAG GCCGATACAAAGCAGGGGAGAAAGAGCCAGATCCCAAGACCTGGAAGGCAAACTTCCGTTGTGCCATGAACTCTCTACCAGACATCGAGGAGGTGAAGGATCAGAGCAGGAACAAGGGCAGCTCTGCCGTACGGGTGTACCGGATGCTGCCACCCCTCACCAAGAACCAGAGGAAAG AGAGAAAGTCTAAGTCCAGCCGAGACGCTAAGGGCAAAACCAAGAGGAAG CTGTGTGGAGATTCCAGCCCTGACACCTTCTCTGATGGACTCAGCAGCTCCACTCTGCCTGATGACCACAGCAGTTACACAACTCAGGCCTACCTGGGTCAGGACTTGGACATGGAAAGGGACATTACTCCAG CGCTGTCACCGTGTGTCGTCAGCAGCACTCTGTCCGAGTGGCATATGCAGATGGACATCGTACCAGACAGTACCACTGATCTGTATAACTTGCAGGTGTCACCCATGCCTTCCACCTCCGAAG CTGCAACGGACGAAGATGAGGAAGGGAAGTTACCTGAGGACATCATGAAG CTCTTTGAACAGTCCGAGTGGCAGCCAACACACGTGGATGGCAAGGGCTACTTGCTTAATGAACCAGGAACCCAGCTCTCTACTGTCTATGGAGACTTCAGCTGCAAGGAGGAACCAGAGATTGACAGCCCTGGAG GCCTACATCGTGTCTTCACGGAGATGAAGAACATGGAATCCATTATGTGGATGGACAGCCTGCTGGGCACCTCTATGAGGCCATCTCCTCCCTCCATTCAGGCCATCCCTTGTGCGCCATAG
- the Irf1 gene encoding interferon regulatory factor 1 isoform X1: MSACAHFRRSQLGAWALAFGRAVLGGRATMPITRMRMRPWLEMQINSNQIPGLIWINKEEMIFQIPWKHAAKHGWDINKDACLFRSWAIHTGRYKAGEKEPDPKTWKANFRCAMNSLPDIEEVKDQSRNKGSSAVRVYRMLPPLTKNQRKERKSKSSRDAKGKTKRKLCGDSSPDTFSDGLSSSTLPDDHSSYTTQAYLGQDLDMERDITPALSPCVVSSTLSEWHMQMDIVPDSTTDLYNLQVSPMPSTSEAATDEDEEGKLPEDIMKLFEQSEWQPTHVDGKGYLLNEPGTQLSTVYGDFSCKEEPEIDSPGGLHRVFTEMKNMESIMWMDSLLGTSMRPSPPSIQAIPCAP, from the exons ATGTCCGCCTGCGCGCACTTTCGGCGGTCGCAGCTTGGTGCCTGGGCTCTAGCTTTTGGACGCGCAGTGCTCGGTGGCAGAG CCACCATGCCTATCACTCGGATGCGAATGAGGCCCTGGCTAGAGATGCAGATTAATTCCAACCAAATTCCAGGGCTGATCTGGATTAATAAA GAAGAGATGATCTTCCAGATCCCGTGGAAGCACGCTGCCAAACACGGCTGGGACATCAACAAGGACGCCTGTCTATTCCGGAGCTGGGCCATTCACACAG GCCGATACAAAGCAGGGGAGAAAGAGCCAGATCCCAAGACCTGGAAGGCAAACTTCCGTTGTGCCATGAACTCTCTACCAGACATCGAGGAGGTGAAGGATCAGAGCAGGAACAAGGGCAGCTCTGCCGTACGGGTGTACCGGATGCTGCCACCCCTCACCAAGAACCAGAGGAAAG AGAGAAAGTCTAAGTCCAGCCGAGACGCTAAGGGCAAAACCAAGAGGAAG CTGTGTGGAGATTCCAGCCCTGACACCTTCTCTGATGGACTCAGCAGCTCCACTCTGCCTGATGACCACAGCAGTTACACAACTCAGGCCTACCTGGGTCAGGACTTGGACATGGAAAGGGACATTACTCCAG CGCTGTCACCGTGTGTCGTCAGCAGCACTCTGTCCGAGTGGCATATGCAGATGGACATCGTACCAGACAGTACCACTGATCTGTATAACTTGCAGGTGTCACCCATGCCTTCCACCTCCGAAG CTGCAACGGACGAAGATGAGGAAGGGAAGTTACCTGAGGACATCATGAAG CTCTTTGAACAGTCCGAGTGGCAGCCAACACACGTGGATGGCAAGGGCTACTTGCTTAATGAACCAGGAACCCAGCTCTCTACTGTCTATGGAGACTTCAGCTGCAAGGAGGAACCAGAGATTGACAGCCCTGGAG GCCTACATCGTGTCTTCACGGAGATGAAGAACATGGAATCCATTATGTGGATGGACAGCCTGCTGGGCACCTCTATGAGGCCATCTCCTCCCTCCATTCAGGCCATCCCTTGTGCGCCATAG